Proteins from one Pseudomonas bijieensis genomic window:
- a CDS encoding nucleoid-associated protein — protein sequence MSNPFNNLIFDRIILHNVHKPNEHGATPATISLELTTLDQAGKQMLQERVSKVLGTGSGSLAMDVSNKTTASCYEYSKQLVQASDRGFITTSAAIAHHHTSIHTSKRWPGGTLVIISGTTDTDNKRCLIIIKAEQQAGFTETEEDGKITLAYLENLILTPQSKLYKIGIFYETVSKTSGAVVDLNAHVFDSNIKSDDDRQAAKYFYSSFLGLRIPDNAVQRTRDFFDYTAEFIGGMDVPPERKIDLQQALYTYLKTDTSTTIEGTEFAERYMSPEESDDFVGYMGRKGFPDSAIVKDTKAINRKLARRKLSFTNDVKITAPADTFAELVKVVETTQTHTTLMIQGALVSQDK from the coding sequence GCCACAATCAGCCTTGAGTTGACTACCCTCGATCAAGCGGGTAAGCAAATGCTTCAGGAGCGGGTCAGCAAGGTTCTCGGGACAGGGTCAGGGTCGTTGGCAATGGATGTCTCCAACAAAACGACTGCGAGTTGCTACGAGTACTCTAAGCAACTAGTTCAAGCATCTGATCGGGGATTTATTACCACCTCGGCAGCGATTGCCCACCACCATACTTCCATCCACACCAGCAAACGCTGGCCTGGCGGCACTTTGGTGATTATTTCCGGGACCACGGACACAGACAACAAGCGGTGCTTGATCATTATCAAGGCCGAACAGCAAGCTGGTTTCACGGAAACGGAAGAGGATGGCAAGATCACTCTCGCCTACCTTGAAAACCTGATCCTCACCCCGCAATCTAAACTTTATAAGATCGGTATTTTTTACGAAACGGTTTCCAAAACTAGCGGAGCGGTTGTTGACCTTAATGCGCATGTATTCGACAGCAATATAAAATCCGATGACGATCGTCAAGCTGCGAAATATTTTTACTCCAGCTTCTTAGGGCTCAGAATTCCGGACAACGCGGTGCAGCGGACCCGCGATTTTTTCGATTACACCGCCGAATTTATCGGAGGGATGGATGTGCCACCGGAGCGAAAAATCGACTTGCAACAAGCGTTGTACACCTACCTCAAGACGGATACGTCGACCACAATCGAAGGTACCGAATTCGCTGAGCGTTATATGAGCCCTGAGGAATCGGATGATTTTGTGGGTTACATGGGAAGGAAAGGCTTTCCTGACTCTGCGATTGTCAAAGATACCAAGGCGATCAACAGGAAATTGGCCCGTCGCAAGCTAAGCTTCACCAATGATGTCAAGATCACCGCGCCGGCTGATACGTTTGCAGAGCTTGTGAAGGTGGTGGAAACAACTCAAACGCATACAACGCTGATGATCCAAGGAGCTCTTGTGAGCCAGGACAAATGA
- a CDS encoding ABC transporter ATP-binding protein: protein MSVPVPLLAVENLQIRVGADGPLAVDDFSFTMAPGEIVALVGESGSGKTMAARAAIGLLPAPMRVCGGRITFQGEPLDSGNAKAMRKVRGARIGMVFQEPMVSLNPALTIGRQMSEALKLHTALDAATIRERCSAMLQRIGIKDAEKCLESYPHQFSGGMRQRIMLASVMLLRPALLIADEPTTALDCLAQLDVIELMLELTREQGTAILFISHDLSLVARYAHKVVVMRAGKAVEQGRIEDILFAPKADYTRQLLEALPRRGELAPLPATDNALLQVRDVCIEHPGLRSFWGRSVPKRVVHSVNLSIAPGETLALVGGSGSGKTTLGRAVVGLVTPCAGAILFQGVDILKAANRAHRLQCQMIFQDPYSSLDPRMTVGQIIAEPLRHEPGLTAAQKRQRVTETLVDVGLPEQFRGRFAHQLSGGQRQRVAIGRALVRRPKLVIADEPISALDMTIQKQILELFERLQRQYGFACLFISHDLSAVERIAHRVAVMNQGEVVEMGPRNAIFDTPQHPYTRRLLAAASPLEKRADGSYRLRTGVI, encoded by the coding sequence ATGAGCGTTCCAGTCCCATTACTGGCCGTTGAAAATCTACAGATTCGCGTCGGTGCAGACGGTCCGCTGGCCGTCGATGATTTCAGCTTCACCATGGCCCCCGGCGAGATTGTCGCGCTGGTCGGCGAATCGGGCAGCGGCAAGACCATGGCCGCACGCGCTGCCATTGGCTTGCTGCCGGCACCGATGCGGGTGTGTGGTGGGCGCATCACCTTCCAGGGCGAACCGCTGGACAGCGGCAACGCCAAGGCGATGCGTAAGGTGCGCGGAGCAAGGATCGGCATGGTGTTCCAGGAACCGATGGTCTCGCTCAACCCCGCGCTGACGATTGGCCGGCAGATGAGCGAGGCGCTCAAACTGCATACCGCGTTGGATGCGGCGACGATCCGCGAGCGCTGCAGTGCCATGCTGCAACGCATCGGTATCAAGGATGCTGAGAAATGCCTGGAGTCCTACCCGCACCAGTTCTCCGGCGGCATGCGCCAACGCATCATGCTGGCTTCGGTGATGTTGCTGCGTCCGGCGCTGCTGATCGCTGACGAGCCAACCACGGCGCTCGATTGCCTGGCACAACTGGACGTGATCGAGTTGATGCTGGAGCTGACGCGCGAGCAAGGCACCGCGATTCTGTTCATCAGCCACGACTTGTCCCTGGTGGCGCGTTATGCCCACAAGGTAGTGGTGATGCGTGCGGGCAAGGCGGTGGAGCAGGGCCGTATCGAAGACATCCTGTTCGCGCCAAAGGCCGACTACACCCGACAGTTGCTTGAAGCGCTGCCACGGCGCGGCGAACTGGCGCCATTGCCGGCCACCGACAACGCGTTGTTGCAGGTCCGGGATGTGTGCATCGAACACCCGGGGCTGCGCAGTTTCTGGGGGCGCAGCGTACCCAAGCGCGTGGTGCATTCGGTGAACCTGAGCATTGCACCGGGCGAGACCTTGGCCTTGGTCGGTGGCAGCGGTTCGGGCAAAACCACCCTTGGGCGTGCAGTGGTCGGGTTGGTCACGCCCTGCGCTGGGGCCATCCTGTTCCAGGGCGTGGATATCCTCAAGGCCGCCAACCGTGCACACCGCCTGCAATGCCAGATGATTTTCCAGGACCCGTATTCATCCCTCGATCCACGCATGACCGTCGGCCAGATCATTGCCGAGCCTCTACGCCATGAGCCGGGGCTGACGGCCGCGCAAAAACGTCAGCGGGTCACCGAGACCCTGGTCGACGTCGGCTTGCCCGAGCAGTTCCGTGGGCGCTTTGCCCATCAACTCTCCGGTGGCCAGCGCCAGCGCGTGGCGATTGGCCGGGCGCTGGTCCGGCGGCCCAAGCTGGTGATTGCCGATGAGCCGATTTCGGCGTTGGACATGACCATTCAAAAGCAGATTCTCGAATTGTTCGAGCGCTTGCAACGCCAATACGGGTTCGCCTGCCTGTTCATCTCCCATGACTTGTCGGCAGTGGAGCGCATCGCTCATCGCGTGGCGGTGATGAACCAGGGCGAGGTGGTTGAAATGGGGCCGCGTAACGCCATTTTCGACACCCCACAACATCCCTATACCCGCCGGCTGCTCGCAGCGGCCAGCCCCTTGGAGAAACGTGCGGATGGCAGTTACCGCCTCCGTACCGGTGTGATTTAG
- a CDS encoding OprD family porin: protein MNNRINKVVSSASVMGVGFMPLFAQADFVADSKASLELKNYYFNRDYRESSGQNKRAEWAQGFILNLQSGFTDGTLGFGLDAVGMLGVKLDSSPDNSGTGLLARSSVAEPGSPSYARRAHDNYSKLGITGKARMAQSELRVGYMVPDLPTLQPNLSRLFPQSFSGTALTSKDIDNLTLTVGQLDQVKQRDSTHYEDMGLTSQYGAYKSSAKSDEFRYAGGEYKLTPTTVVTYQYAQLESLYQQHYLGLKNSFKWGPGTFKTDIRYFNASEDAAALAGKVDNRALSTRIGYSLYGHNLSGGYQEQYGSTPFTYVDGTNTYLFTEYQLANFSQTGERVWHARYDYDFASLGLPGLLFSTRYARGDNAKVIGFEGEGREWERDFSFGYVVQSGTFKDVSVRWQNASATSNFTRDTNENRVILGYTVALW from the coding sequence ATGAATAACCGCATCAACAAAGTTGTCAGCAGTGCCAGCGTCATGGGCGTCGGTTTCATGCCCTTGTTTGCCCAGGCCGACTTTGTCGCCGATAGCAAGGCCTCGCTTGAATTGAAGAACTATTACTTCAACCGCGACTACCGCGAGTCCAGTGGACAGAACAAGCGTGCCGAATGGGCGCAGGGGTTCATTCTCAACCTCCAATCGGGCTTTACCGACGGCACGCTGGGTTTTGGCCTGGACGCGGTCGGCATGCTGGGCGTGAAACTCGATTCGAGCCCGGATAACTCCGGCACCGGGTTGCTGGCGCGCTCAAGCGTGGCCGAACCGGGCTCTCCCAGCTATGCACGCCGTGCCCATGACAACTACTCCAAACTCGGCATCACCGGTAAGGCGCGCATGGCTCAAAGCGAGCTGCGTGTGGGCTATATGGTGCCGGACCTGCCCACCCTGCAGCCAAACCTCAGCCGTCTGTTCCCGCAGAGTTTCAGTGGCACGGCGCTCACCTCCAAGGACATCGACAACCTGACCCTGACCGTGGGCCAACTGGACCAGGTCAAGCAACGCGACTCGACCCACTACGAGGACATGGGCCTTACCAGCCAGTACGGCGCCTACAAAAGCAGCGCCAAAAGTGATGAGTTCCGCTACGCCGGCGGCGAGTACAAGCTCACGCCCACCACGGTCGTTACCTATCAGTACGCGCAACTGGAAAGCCTCTACCAACAGCACTACCTGGGTTTGAAAAACAGCTTCAAGTGGGGCCCCGGTACGTTCAAGACCGACATCCGTTACTTCAACGCCAGCGAAGACGCTGCGGCCCTGGCCGGCAAGGTGGATAACCGCGCATTGAGTACCCGTATCGGCTACAGCCTCTATGGCCACAACCTCAGCGGCGGGTACCAGGAACAGTACGGCTCGACGCCGTTCACCTACGTGGACGGCACCAACACCTACCTGTTCACCGAGTATCAACTGGCCAACTTCTCCCAGACCGGCGAGCGCGTGTGGCATGCCCGCTATGACTATGACTTCGCCTCGTTGGGCCTGCCGGGCCTGCTGTTCTCGACGCGTTACGCCAGGGGCGACAACGCCAAGGTCATCGGCTTCGAGGGCGAAGGACGCGAGTGGGAGCGCGATTTCAGCTTCGGCTACGTCGTGCAAAGCGGCACGTTCAAGGATGTGTCTGTGCGTTGGCAGAACGCCAGCGCCACCAGCAACTTCACCCGTGACACCAACGAAAACCGAGTGATCCTGGGTTACACCGTGGCGCTCTGGTAG
- a CDS encoding aminotransferase class III-fold pyridoxal phosphate-dependent enzyme, protein MNDISNPTASKCGAFWAPFTPMRQFQQQPMMFASADGMYYTTTDGRRVLDAMAGLWCVNAGHGQPKIVEAIREAAGRLDFVSSFKMSHPHALEMAERLIDISPAGMAQVFFTNSGSEAVDTALKIARAYHQARGDSRRTKFIGRAKGYHGMGFGGLSVSGIGRQKRDFGPLLGEVSHLPLPYDAGMRFSAGQPQQGEGYADALTQLLDIQDPSTVAAVIVEPVTGSGGVYPPPQGYLQRLREICTRHGVLLIFDEVITGFGRVGASFAAQAFGVTPDLITTAKGLTNGAVPMGGVLVSGAVYEAFMAGPANVIELMHGYTYSAHPLACAAGLATIEVHRELGINQHVNAVSGPWQSAALALQGVGPLLDVRTIGLLCAVELEPRPGAAGARGSEVAQWCFEHGVLVRGSGDTIVISPPLVISQQEIAQVFDTLAAALNQVA, encoded by the coding sequence ATGAACGATATTTCCAACCCGACAGCTTCCAAGTGTGGCGCGTTCTGGGCACCGTTTACCCCGATGCGCCAGTTCCAGCAACAACCGATGATGTTCGCCAGTGCTGACGGCATGTACTACACCACCACCGATGGGCGTCGCGTACTCGATGCAATGGCGGGACTCTGGTGCGTCAACGCCGGGCATGGCCAGCCGAAAATCGTCGAGGCCATTCGCGAGGCAGCGGGGCGCCTGGACTTTGTCTCGTCATTCAAGATGAGCCACCCCCACGCCCTGGAGATGGCTGAGCGCCTGATCGACATCAGCCCGGCCGGCATGGCGCAGGTGTTCTTTACCAACTCAGGTTCCGAGGCCGTCGACACCGCGTTGAAGATTGCCCGGGCGTATCACCAGGCCCGCGGCGACAGCCGCCGTACCAAGTTTATCGGCCGTGCCAAGGGCTATCACGGCATGGGTTTCGGTGGGCTGTCGGTGTCGGGTATCGGCCGGCAGAAGCGTGACTTCGGTCCGTTGTTGGGCGAAGTGTCACACCTGCCGCTGCCTTACGACGCGGGTATGCGTTTCAGCGCCGGGCAACCGCAGCAGGGCGAAGGTTACGCCGACGCGCTGACACAACTGTTGGACATTCAGGATCCGAGCACTGTGGCCGCGGTGATCGTGGAGCCAGTGACAGGCTCCGGCGGGGTGTACCCGCCGCCCCAGGGTTATCTGCAGCGCTTGCGCGAGATCTGCACCCGGCACGGCGTGCTGCTGATTTTCGACGAAGTGATCACCGGTTTTGGCCGCGTCGGCGCCAGCTTCGCCGCCCAGGCGTTCGGCGTGACGCCAGACTTGATCACCACCGCCAAAGGCCTGACCAACGGCGCCGTGCCCATGGGCGGCGTGCTGGTAAGCGGAGCGGTGTACGAAGCGTTCATGGCCGGGCCGGCGAACGTCATCGAGCTGATGCACGGCTATACCTATTCGGCGCATCCGCTGGCGTGTGCGGCCGGGTTGGCGACCATCGAAGTGCATCGCGAACTGGGCATCAATCAACACGTCAACGCGGTCAGCGGGCCCTGGCAGTCGGCCGCGCTGGCGCTGCAGGGTGTGGGGCCGTTGCTGGACGTACGCACCATCGGTTTGCTCTGCGCCGTCGAACTCGAGCCTCGCCCCGGTGCCGCCGGCGCGCGTGGCAGTGAAGTTGCGCAGTGGTGCTTTGAGCACGGCGTACTGGTACGCGGTTCGGGCGACACCATCGTGATTTCGCCGCCTTTGGTCATCAGCCAGCAGGAGATCGCCCAGGTGTTCGACACCTTGGCGGCTGCCTTGAACCAGGTTGCCTGA
- a CDS encoding GTP pyrophosphokinase family protein has protein sequence MTEEDYLSRFRSEAPYLKAWGQFVVEKITEAITCTFGTQAYQKWVKIPPEVRVKDESSLIAKAFVLNKGWFSNYEDITDKVGARFVLGLSDQIVEVSRLIEASDHWHTMSSKEFDEWREKDPRIFDYQSAHFIVTSYSELSHEGVLIPVGTKCEIQVRTLLQHAYAELSHDTLYKSNITSHPDVHRLFAKSMALMETTDDMLLRANKSTLTSLATVQAIKDEVAKVNALELSAVVFEPKSRENDYIIDQLRVAIGSNGLEGYGTFVQKFANVLKAKIEERNAKEAIYRIPAITLIYFLVKTRSRSLPGCWPFDLQMLEPIYSDLGIAPRWTKDI, from the coding sequence ATGACAGAGGAAGATTACCTCAGTCGGTTCCGAAGTGAGGCCCCATACCTTAAGGCTTGGGGCCAATTTGTCGTTGAAAAAATAACAGAAGCTATCACCTGTACTTTTGGCACTCAGGCCTATCAGAAGTGGGTGAAAATCCCGCCTGAGGTCAGGGTTAAGGACGAGAGCTCACTGATCGCTAAGGCATTTGTGCTTAACAAAGGCTGGTTCTCCAACTATGAGGATATTACAGATAAAGTAGGAGCCCGCTTTGTGTTGGGGTTGTCTGATCAGATTGTAGAGGTCTCAAGGCTCATTGAGGCATCGGATCACTGGCACACGATGAGTAGTAAAGAATTCGATGAGTGGCGTGAAAAAGATCCTCGAATATTTGACTATCAGTCCGCCCATTTCATCGTAACATCCTACAGTGAGTTATCTCACGAGGGAGTACTGATACCAGTCGGCACCAAGTGTGAGATACAGGTAAGAACTCTTCTTCAGCACGCCTATGCTGAGTTAAGTCACGATACTCTTTATAAATCAAACATAACCAGTCATCCCGATGTTCATCGATTGTTTGCCAAGAGCATGGCGCTTATGGAAACAACGGATGATATGCTGCTAAGGGCAAATAAAAGTACTTTAACATCACTCGCCACTGTCCAAGCTATTAAGGATGAGGTGGCTAAAGTAAATGCCTTAGAGCTTTCTGCTGTTGTTTTCGAGCCCAAGTCTCGCGAAAATGATTACATCATCGACCAATTACGAGTTGCTATCGGGAGTAATGGGCTCGAGGGGTATGGCACTTTTGTACAGAAATTTGCGAATGTCCTCAAGGCCAAGATAGAGGAGAGAAATGCAAAAGAAGCGATCTATCGTATTCCTGCAATTACTCTTATATATTTTCTTGTGAAAACTCGATCACGTTCCCTTCCTGGATGTTGGCCTTTTGATCTGCAGATGCTTGAGCCAATATACAGTGATCTGGGCATTGCGCCCCGGTGGACTAAAGATATCTGA
- a CDS encoding serine hydrolase domain-containing protein: MTSLPLRRALPSQQRVSARGVSDFIDAVNAAGLELHSFMLYRDGAVVAEAFWAPYSAERLHVQHSVTKSWVSMAVGLLVDDGVLSLDAKVVDFFAADCPVTISANLAAMTVRDLLTMRTGHRQGISGGAWRGRSESWVKLFLDEPVEDPPGQHFIYSSASSFMLSAIVSVVSGQTAFELCNARIFQPMAMGSIKWDLAPGGFNTGGNGLSCSTEDLLKFGVLHLQQGNWEGQQLLSREWVAEATRGHVDDVWMGAFDGKRYQGRDSSDAGVTRREGYGYQWWMTLHGGYYASGVFGQQCIVLPRHNAVIAFTAGLPLGERRLHSLLWEHLLPALGVPADGAADAELAALLARQRRPALSGASTSPRHAEFNGRFVVEANEDQVSEIRLVLGPDHCDFYLTDPRGTHCIRAGITNGIESQTSMTGHYLHHQYQPELTPVVAQARWTDDGVLSMTWQFVEMAFCDRVSCRIEHGKLYVDRSVNVNAGPLQRPTLIGHPRTALQESL; this comes from the coding sequence ATGACGAGTTTGCCGTTGCGGCGGGCACTGCCCAGCCAACAACGCGTATCGGCGCGTGGCGTGAGTGATTTCATTGATGCGGTGAACGCTGCGGGCCTGGAGTTGCACAGTTTCATGCTGTACCGCGACGGCGCGGTGGTGGCCGAAGCGTTTTGGGCGCCTTATAGCGCCGAGCGGTTGCATGTTCAGCATTCGGTCACCAAAAGCTGGGTATCCATGGCCGTCGGGCTGTTGGTGGATGACGGCGTGCTGTCGCTGGACGCCAAGGTGGTGGATTTTTTTGCCGCCGATTGCCCGGTAACTATCAGCGCAAACCTGGCAGCCATGACCGTGCGCGATTTGCTGACCATGCGCACCGGCCATCGCCAGGGCATTTCCGGCGGGGCCTGGCGTGGGCGCAGTGAAAGCTGGGTCAAGCTGTTCCTCGATGAACCGGTTGAAGACCCACCCGGGCAGCACTTTATCTACAGCAGCGCCTCGAGTTTCATGCTCTCGGCGATTGTCAGCGTGGTCAGCGGCCAGACGGCCTTTGAGTTGTGCAACGCACGTATCTTCCAACCCATGGCCATGGGGAGCATCAAGTGGGACCTGGCACCTGGTGGTTTCAACACTGGCGGCAATGGTCTGAGTTGCAGCACCGAGGACTTGCTCAAGTTCGGTGTGCTGCACTTGCAACAAGGCAACTGGGAAGGGCAGCAGTTGCTATCCCGGGAATGGGTGGCCGAAGCCACCCGTGGGCATGTCGATGATGTATGGATGGGGGCCTTCGACGGCAAGCGCTACCAAGGCCGCGATTCGAGCGACGCGGGTGTCACGCGCCGCGAAGGCTATGGCTACCAGTGGTGGATGACCCTGCACGGTGGCTACTACGCCTCTGGAGTATTTGGCCAGCAGTGCATCGTCTTGCCACGCCATAACGCGGTGATTGCGTTTACCGCCGGGCTGCCCTTGGGCGAGCGGCGCTTGCACAGCCTGCTCTGGGAACATCTGTTGCCGGCGCTGGGTGTACCCGCCGACGGCGCGGCGGATGCCGAGTTGGCGGCGCTGTTGGCACGCCAGCGGCGGCCGGCTCTCTCTGGGGCGTCGACCTCGCCGCGTCACGCCGAGTTCAACGGCAGGTTTGTGGTGGAGGCCAACGAAGATCAAGTCAGCGAAATACGTTTGGTGCTTGGCCCTGACCACTGCGACTTCTACCTCACCGACCCCCGTGGCACCCACTGCATTCGCGCCGGCATTACCAACGGCATCGAAAGCCAGACCAGCATGACCGGCCATTATCTGCATCACCAATACCAGCCGGAACTCACCCCGGTGGTGGCGCAGGCACGCTGGACCGACGACGGGGTATTAAGCATGACCTGGCAGTTTGTCGAGATGGCGTTTTGTGACCGTGTCAGCTGCCGTATTGAGCACGGCAAGTTGTATGTGGACCGCAGCGTCAACGTTAACGCCGGCCCGTTGCAGCGCCCGACGCTGATCGGCCACCCAAGAACCGCTTTGCAGGAGTCGCTATGA
- a CDS encoding aldehyde dehydrogenase family protein, whose translation MYDLFEFYIDGAWVKPHGETVETVVNPSTEQGVARIILGDARDVDRALGAARRAFPAFAATSIEARIDLLQRIIEAYKRHSEALIEAVHLEMGAPLSLARSAHVPAGLGHLTQALEVLREYRFERRLGQTLVLREPIGVCALITPWNWPLNQLTCKLAPALAVGCTVVLKPSECAPLSAYIVAQILHEAGVPKGVFNLVNGNGPEVGAALASHAEVDMVSFTGSTRAGIAVAKAAADTVKRVSQELGGKSANILLDDAYLPSAVRHGVQACIRNSGQSCNAPTRLLVPRAQQPAVIDIVREVLAQVCFDDSNPTCAIGPVANALQFERVQAMIAQAIAEGSRLIAGGLGRPQGIERGYYVQPTVFADVTPDMLVAREEIFGPVLAIMPYDSEAEAIAIANDSPYGLSGYVTSTSLERSRRVARQLRTGMVHLNGARADQAAPFGGYKQSGNGREWGEMGFEEYLESKSLFGY comes from the coding sequence ATGTACGATTTGTTTGAGTTCTACATTGACGGCGCCTGGGTCAAACCCCACGGCGAAACCGTCGAGACCGTGGTAAACCCGTCCACCGAGCAGGGGGTTGCGCGCATCATCCTGGGCGATGCTCGCGATGTAGACCGTGCGCTCGGCGCCGCCCGGCGGGCTTTTCCGGCGTTCGCCGCGACTTCGATCGAGGCACGTATCGACTTGCTGCAGCGCATCATCGAAGCCTACAAACGCCACAGCGAGGCGTTGATCGAGGCGGTTCATCTGGAGATGGGCGCGCCGCTGTCCCTGGCCCGAAGCGCTCATGTCCCGGCAGGCCTGGGCCATCTGACGCAGGCGCTGGAAGTGCTGCGCGAGTACCGCTTCGAACGGCGCCTGGGTCAGACGCTGGTACTGCGTGAGCCTATCGGCGTGTGTGCCCTGATCACCCCCTGGAACTGGCCACTCAATCAACTCACCTGCAAGCTCGCACCCGCCCTGGCGGTGGGCTGCACGGTCGTACTCAAGCCAAGTGAGTGTGCGCCGTTGTCGGCGTATATCGTCGCGCAAATCCTGCATGAGGCCGGGGTGCCGAAGGGGGTGTTCAACCTGGTCAACGGTAATGGGCCGGAGGTTGGCGCTGCGCTGGCCAGTCATGCCGAGGTGGACATGGTGTCGTTTACCGGCTCGACCCGCGCCGGCATCGCAGTGGCCAAGGCGGCGGCCGATACAGTGAAGCGTGTGTCCCAGGAACTGGGCGGCAAATCCGCGAACATCCTGCTCGACGATGCCTACCTGCCGAGCGCGGTGCGCCACGGGGTACAGGCGTGCATCCGTAACAGCGGCCAGTCGTGCAATGCGCCAACGCGCCTGCTAGTACCGCGCGCGCAACAACCGGCGGTGATTGATATCGTCCGGGAAGTGCTGGCGCAGGTGTGCTTCGACGACAGTAACCCGACCTGCGCCATCGGTCCTGTGGCGAATGCCCTGCAATTCGAACGGGTACAGGCCATGATCGCCCAAGCCATCGCCGAGGGCTCGCGATTGATCGCCGGAGGGCTGGGACGACCACAAGGGATTGAGCGCGGCTACTACGTGCAACCTACGGTATTTGCCGACGTCACCCCGGACATGCTGGTGGCGCGGGAAGAAATCTTCGGCCCGGTCCTGGCGATCATGCCGTACGACAGCGAGGCCGAGGCGATAGCCATCGCGAACGACAGCCCTTACGGCTTGTCAGGTTACGTCACCTCGACCAGCCTCGAACGCAGCCGCAGGGTTGCGCGGCAATTGCGCACCGGCATGGTCCATCTCAATGGCGCCCGGGCCGACCAGGCCGCGCCGTTTGGCGGCTATAAGCAGTCGGGTAATGGTCGCGAGTGGGGGGAGATGGGGTTTGAAGAATACCTGGAGAGCAAGTCGCTGTTTGGGTATTAA
- a CDS encoding ABC transporter permease, whose protein sequence is MNLKTPALPTGLDTQPRRTWRYPPLNVLIGGGLLAALVLLALLGVVWTPYDPLKLDLLSRLHAPNAAHWLGTDEFGRDVFSRLIIGARTSLWISLLSVSVAVICGTVIGMLAGYLRGWTDRVLMMFNDALLAFPGILMALGIMAIIGASQYGIVLALGIAYTPSVVRVVRGSVLSLRELEFIEASRVIGNSELYTMFRHITPNCLAPLCVLGTSMFGWALLSESALSFLGLGVPPPAATWGSMLSASRTYISTAPWLGIFPGIFISLTLLAINLFGDALRDRLDPRMRK, encoded by the coding sequence ATGAACCTCAAGACTCCTGCCTTGCCGACAGGGCTGGATACCCAGCCTCGACGTACCTGGCGTTACCCGCCGTTGAATGTGTTGATCGGCGGCGGCTTACTCGCGGCACTGGTATTGCTGGCGCTGCTCGGCGTGGTGTGGACACCTTATGACCCGCTCAAGCTGGACTTGTTGTCGCGCCTGCACGCGCCCAATGCTGCGCACTGGCTGGGCACCGACGAATTCGGCCGTGACGTGTTCAGTCGACTGATTATTGGGGCGCGCACCAGCCTGTGGATCAGCCTGCTCTCGGTGAGCGTGGCGGTTATCTGCGGCACGGTAATCGGTATGCTTGCCGGTTACCTGCGCGGCTGGACCGACCGCGTGCTGATGATGTTCAACGATGCTCTGCTGGCGTTTCCGGGCATTCTCATGGCCCTGGGCATCATGGCAATCATCGGTGCAAGCCAGTACGGCATCGTCCTCGCCCTGGGCATTGCCTATACCCCGTCCGTGGTGCGGGTAGTGCGGGGCAGTGTGTTGTCGTTGCGCGAACTGGAGTTCATCGAGGCCTCTCGGGTGATCGGCAACTCCGAGCTGTACACCATGTTCCGCCATATCACCCCCAACTGCCTGGCGCCGCTGTGTGTGCTAGGCACGAGCATGTTCGGCTGGGCGTTGCTCTCGGAGAGTGCGCTGAGTTTCCTGGGGCTGGGCGTTCCGCCGCCGGCCGCGACCTGGGGCAGCATGCTCTCGGCGAGCCGCACCTACATCTCGACGGCGCCGTGGCTGGGGATCTTCCCGGGCATTTTTATCAGCTTGACGCTGCTGGCTATCAATCTGTTCGGCGATGCCTTGCGTGATCGTCTCGACCCGCGCATGAGGAAATGA